In a single window of the Ooceraea biroi isolate clonal line C1 chromosome 8, Obir_v5.4, whole genome shotgun sequence genome:
- the LOC105287820 gene encoding nucleosome assembly protein 1-like 1 isoform X1: MTTDPERAVNTSGTESVEDEDDNTHHKILRNTDVLAALRDGISAPGLEQMQSLPAPVKRRIKALKQLQLVTTNIEAKFYEEVHALECEYYKMCAPLYEKRSEIISGAYEPTDEQCVWESDEDEEILNNYMKVKAKIEDVAEEKKDEAENEDDTKGIPDFWLTIFKNVGTLADMVQEHDEPILKHLNDVKVKFLESNPMGFILEFHFTANEYFSNTVLTKEYIMKCTPDKNDPFSFEGPEIYKCKGCVIDWKKGKNVTVKTIKKNQKHKSRGSMRTVTKTVQNDSFFNFFSPPNVPDDSEADLDEDTQALLTSDFEIGHYIRERIVPRAVLYYTGEGLEDEDEDYEDEEDGDDDEDVDEEDEEEEASPTNAPSGGKQGDPNECKQQ, translated from the exons ATGACAACCGATCCTGAACGCGCCGTCAATACTAGCGGTACGGAATCCGTAGAAGATGAAGATGATAACACCCATCACAAAATTTTACGTAACACTGATGTGTTAGCTGCTCTTCGAGATGGTATTTCTGCACCAGGACTAGAG cAAATGCAGTCTCTTCCTGCTCCCGTCAAACGCAGGATTAAAGCACTGAAACAACTGCAGCTTGTTACTACTAACATCGAAGCTAAATTTTACGAAGAGGTCCATGCCTTGGaatgtgaatattataaaatgtgcgCGCCCTTGTACGAGAAACGGAGTGAGATAATATCGGGCGCTTACGAGCCAACTGATGAGCAGTGCGTTTGGGAGAGCGATGAGGATGAGgaaatactaaataattacatgaAAGTAAAGGCGAAGATCGAGGATGTTgcagaagagaagaaggatgA GGCAGAAAATGAAGACGACACTAAAGGTATTCCGGATTTCTGGCTAACAATATTTAAGAATGTAGGTACACTAGCTGACATGGTCCAAGAACACGATGAGCCAATTTTGAAGCATCTGAACGATGTTAAAGTGAAGTTCCTGGAGTCGAATCCAATG GGATTTATCTTGGAGTTCCATTTCACGGCAAACGAATACTTCTCCAATACAGTGCTTACTAAAGAATACATCATGAAGTGTACGCCGGACAAGAACGATCCGTTCAGCTTTGAAGGGCCCGAAATATACAAATGCAAa GGCTGCGTGATCGATTGGAAGAAGGGCAAGAACGTTACGGTGAAAACCATTAAGAAGAATCAGAAGCACAAATCCCGAGGGTCTATGCGTACCGTGACCAAAACCGTTCAAAATGATTCcttctttaatttcttcagTCCGCCAAATG TGCCAGACGATTCAGAAGCTGATCTAGATGAAGACACCCAGGCTCTTTTAACAAGTGATTTCGAGATCGGTCATTACATCAGAGAACGCATAGTTCCTAGGGCCGTGCTCTATTATACAG GCGAGGGTCTGGAGGATGAGGATGAGGATTACGAAGATGAGGAGGACGGAGACGATGACGAGGATGTTGACgaggaggatgaggaggaggaagcCTCTCCTACTAATGCGCCTTCAGGTGGGAAACAAGGCGATCCCAATGAGTGTAAACAACagtag
- the LOC105287820 gene encoding nucleosome assembly protein 1-like 1-B isoform X2 gives MQSLPAPVKRRIKALKQLQLVTTNIEAKFYEEVHALECEYYKMCAPLYEKRSEIISGAYEPTDEQCVWESDEDEEILNNYMKVKAKIEDVAEEKKDEAENEDDTKGIPDFWLTIFKNVGTLADMVQEHDEPILKHLNDVKVKFLESNPMGFILEFHFTANEYFSNTVLTKEYIMKCTPDKNDPFSFEGPEIYKCKGCVIDWKKGKNVTVKTIKKNQKHKSRGSMRTVTKTVQNDSFFNFFSPPNVPDDSEADLDEDTQALLTSDFEIGHYIRERIVPRAVLYYTGEGLEDEDEDYEDEEDGDDDEDVDEEDEEEEASPTNAPSGGKQGDPNECKQQ, from the exons ATGCAGTCTCTTCCTGCTCCCGTCAAACGCAGGATTAAAGCACTGAAACAACTGCAGCTTGTTACTACTAACATCGAAGCTAAATTTTACGAAGAGGTCCATGCCTTGGaatgtgaatattataaaatgtgcgCGCCCTTGTACGAGAAACGGAGTGAGATAATATCGGGCGCTTACGAGCCAACTGATGAGCAGTGCGTTTGGGAGAGCGATGAGGATGAGgaaatactaaataattacatgaAAGTAAAGGCGAAGATCGAGGATGTTgcagaagagaagaaggatgA GGCAGAAAATGAAGACGACACTAAAGGTATTCCGGATTTCTGGCTAACAATATTTAAGAATGTAGGTACACTAGCTGACATGGTCCAAGAACACGATGAGCCAATTTTGAAGCATCTGAACGATGTTAAAGTGAAGTTCCTGGAGTCGAATCCAATG GGATTTATCTTGGAGTTCCATTTCACGGCAAACGAATACTTCTCCAATACAGTGCTTACTAAAGAATACATCATGAAGTGTACGCCGGACAAGAACGATCCGTTCAGCTTTGAAGGGCCCGAAATATACAAATGCAAa GGCTGCGTGATCGATTGGAAGAAGGGCAAGAACGTTACGGTGAAAACCATTAAGAAGAATCAGAAGCACAAATCCCGAGGGTCTATGCGTACCGTGACCAAAACCGTTCAAAATGATTCcttctttaatttcttcagTCCGCCAAATG TGCCAGACGATTCAGAAGCTGATCTAGATGAAGACACCCAGGCTCTTTTAACAAGTGATTTCGAGATCGGTCATTACATCAGAGAACGCATAGTTCCTAGGGCCGTGCTCTATTATACAG GCGAGGGTCTGGAGGATGAGGATGAGGATTACGAAGATGAGGAGGACGGAGACGATGACGAGGATGTTGACgaggaggatgaggaggaggaagcCTCTCCTACTAATGCGCCTTCAGGTGGGAAACAAGGCGATCCCAATGAGTGTAAACAACagtag
- the LOC105287821 gene encoding cyclin-A1 isoform X2, with translation MATTRMHQEDQENHTAADPRGRGKENYSIVSTHTQALQQQNKRSVLGPLHNNFLRNVTKPEICKEEKNIKPKSCTHHESLKIYKSKTESNFQIYEDNSEREISVQLTEAHLKEKRETEIVQETVKITRSEREYERLEADTSVATSRVAFLNTYKEDDQKKQDDDLFKDSPMSLGMSAEKSASCSTNTLKDEFVNNGYLKREKVIFDVEEYRDDIYNYLRISETLHRPKPGYMKKQPDITYSMRSILIDWLVEVVQEYRLHNETLYLAVSYIDRFLSYMSVVRSKLQLVGAAAMFIAAKYEEIYPPDVNEFVYITDDTYTKTQVIRMENLILRVLAFDLTVPTPLTFLMKFCVSNNLSDKIRYLAMYLPSHLAASAIALARHTLHEEIWPEELELSTGYSLKNLTECISHLDKTFHSAPNIRQQAIQEKYRNKKYGHVSLLLPRSTEPVSCEREEESA, from the exons ATGGCTACGACTAGGATGCATCAGGAGGATCAGGAAAATCACACCGCGGCCGATCCACGCGGCCGCGGTAAGGAAAACTACAGCATCGTGAGCACGCACACGCAAGCGTTGCAACAACAGAACAAACGCTCCGTCCTTGGGCCGCTGCACAATAATTTCTTACGGAACGTGACGAAGCCC GAGATTtgcaaagaagaaaagaacatTAAGCCCAAATCTTGCACACATCATGAGTcgctgaaaatttataaaagcaaGACAGAATCGAACTTTCAAATATACGAAGATAATTCGGAAAGAGAGATATCTGTTCAGCTCACGGAAGCTCACTTGAAGGAAAAGAGGGAAACTGAAATTGTTCAAGAGACTGTGAAGATCACAAGATCTGAAAGAGAGTATGAAAGATTAGAAGCGGATACGTCTGTCGCTACAAGTCGCGTAGCGTTCCTTAACACTTATAAAGAAGACGATCAGAAGAAGCAGGATGACGACCTCTTCAAGGACAGTCCCATGTCATTGGGAATGTCAGCGGAGAAGTCTGCTTCATGTAGTACTAATACCCTCAAAGACGAGTTCGTGAACAATGGATATCTTAAACGTGAAAAGGTTATTTTTGATGTAGAAGAATATAGggatgatatatataattatttacggATATCAGAG ACACTTCATAGACCCAAACCTGGTTACATGAAGAAACAACCTGATATCACGTACTCGATGAGATCTATACTGATAGACTGGCTCGTGGAGGTAGTTCAGGAATACCGATTACACAACGAGACGCTATATTTGGCTGTTTCGTATATAGATCGCTTTCTCTCATACATGAGTGTCGTAAGATCGAAATTGCAACTTGTTGGAGCTGCTGCTATGTTCATTGCAGC gaaATACGAGGAGATTTATCCACCGGATGTAAACGAATTTGTATATATCACGGATGATACATATACGAAAACACAGGTGATACGAATGGAAAACTTGATTCTGCGAGTTCTCGCGTTTGATCTAACTGTGCCAACGCCCCTTACATTTCTCATGAAATTTTGTGTCAGCAACAACTTGTCAGATAAAATTAGGTACTTGGCAATG TACTTGCCCAGCCACTTAGCTGCGTCTGCAATAGCGCTCGCACGGCACACGTTACACGAGGAGATCTGGCCGGAGGAACTGGAGCTGTCGACGGGATACAGTTTGAAGAATCTTACGGAGTGCATCTCCCATTTGGACAAGACTTTCCACAGCGCTCCCAACATCCGGCAACAGGCGATACAagaaaaatacagaaataagAA GTACGGTCACGTGTCTCTGCTATTGCCGCGCAGTACAGAACCGGTGTCATGCGAGCGCGAGGAAGAAAGCGCATAG
- the LOC105287821 gene encoding cyclin-A1 isoform X1 yields the protein MATTRMHQEDQENHTAADPRGRGKENYSIVSTHTQALQQQNKRSVLGPLHNNFLRNVTKPEICKEEKNIKPKSCTHHESLKIYKSKTESNFQIYEDNSEREISVQLTEAHLKEKRETEIVQETVKITRSEREYERLEADTSVATSRVAFLNTYKEDDQKKQDDDLFKDSPMSLGMSAEKSASCSTNTLKDEFVNNGYLKREKVIFDVEEYRDDIYNYLRISETLHRPKPGYMKKQPDITYSMRSILIDWLVEVVQEYRLHNETLYLAVSYIDRFLSYMSVVRSKLQLVGAAAMFIAAKYEEIYPPDVNEFVYITDDTYTKTQVIRMENLILRVLAFDLTVPTPLTFLMKFCVSNNLSDKIRYLAMYFCELSLLEADPYLQYLPSHLAASAIALARHTLHEEIWPEELELSTGYSLKNLTECISHLDKTFHSAPNIRQQAIQEKYRNKKYGHVSLLLPRSTEPVSCEREEESA from the exons ATGGCTACGACTAGGATGCATCAGGAGGATCAGGAAAATCACACCGCGGCCGATCCACGCGGCCGCGGTAAGGAAAACTACAGCATCGTGAGCACGCACACGCAAGCGTTGCAACAACAGAACAAACGCTCCGTCCTTGGGCCGCTGCACAATAATTTCTTACGGAACGTGACGAAGCCC GAGATTtgcaaagaagaaaagaacatTAAGCCCAAATCTTGCACACATCATGAGTcgctgaaaatttataaaagcaaGACAGAATCGAACTTTCAAATATACGAAGATAATTCGGAAAGAGAGATATCTGTTCAGCTCACGGAAGCTCACTTGAAGGAAAAGAGGGAAACTGAAATTGTTCAAGAGACTGTGAAGATCACAAGATCTGAAAGAGAGTATGAAAGATTAGAAGCGGATACGTCTGTCGCTACAAGTCGCGTAGCGTTCCTTAACACTTATAAAGAAGACGATCAGAAGAAGCAGGATGACGACCTCTTCAAGGACAGTCCCATGTCATTGGGAATGTCAGCGGAGAAGTCTGCTTCATGTAGTACTAATACCCTCAAAGACGAGTTCGTGAACAATGGATATCTTAAACGTGAAAAGGTTATTTTTGATGTAGAAGAATATAGggatgatatatataattatttacggATATCAGAG ACACTTCATAGACCCAAACCTGGTTACATGAAGAAACAACCTGATATCACGTACTCGATGAGATCTATACTGATAGACTGGCTCGTGGAGGTAGTTCAGGAATACCGATTACACAACGAGACGCTATATTTGGCTGTTTCGTATATAGATCGCTTTCTCTCATACATGAGTGTCGTAAGATCGAAATTGCAACTTGTTGGAGCTGCTGCTATGTTCATTGCAGC gaaATACGAGGAGATTTATCCACCGGATGTAAACGAATTTGTATATATCACGGATGATACATATACGAAAACACAGGTGATACGAATGGAAAACTTGATTCTGCGAGTTCTCGCGTTTGATCTAACTGTGCCAACGCCCCTTACATTTCTCATGAAATTTTGTGTCAGCAACAACTTGTCAGATAAAATTAGGTACTTGGCAATG taCTTTTGCGAATTGTCGTTGCTCGAAGCAGATCCATATCTGCAGTACTTGCCCAGCCACTTAGCTGCGTCTGCAATAGCGCTCGCACGGCACACGTTACACGAGGAGATCTGGCCGGAGGAACTGGAGCTGTCGACGGGATACAGTTTGAAGAATCTTACGGAGTGCATCTCCCATTTGGACAAGACTTTCCACAGCGCTCCCAACATCCGGCAACAGGCGATACAagaaaaatacagaaataagAA GTACGGTCACGTGTCTCTGCTATTGCCGCGCAGTACAGAACCGGTGTCATGCGAGCGCGAGGAAGAAAGCGCATAG